ATGACCGCAATGGCCCGCTGCACATTTTCCGGCGTGGCCGGCAGGGATTCTTCGGACATCAGGGACGACCCACCGGAGAAGAGAAGGACATTGAAGCGGTCCGAAGGGCGCAGGCCGCCGATCAGATTGGCCAGCAGCTTCTTGGAGATATCCAGGGGATACCCGTGCATCGATCCCGAGACATCGACAATGAAGATGTATTCGCGGCCGGGAATTGCTTCAGGGTGAATCCGCCGAGGAGGCTGCATCATCAGGAGAAAGAAGTTTTCCTTTTCTCCCTCGTAGAGGAGTAGCCCGGATTGGACTTTGTCGCCGTCCAGACGGTAGCGGAGGATGTAATCGCGGTTTCCCCCGGATTTTTCCGACGGATCGAGCAGAACCCGGGCCTGGGCTGGCCCGTTGAAGGTCGTCTTCACGGAATGGGAGGGGCTGGAAATATCCCGGAGCGGCAATCCCGTTGCCAGGTTCACCGAGATATCGAACGCATAGGGCGGGGCTTCCCCGGAGTGGAGATAGGGATTGGCGCTCCACTGTTCGGAAGGAGGCGTTTGATCGGCCTGGGCATTGGAATAGCGGGGGCCGACAACGGTGGGGTAAACAAATTCGTACACCCGATCTTCCGGGACGAGCAGTTCCGTGTATTTCAGTTCCACCGTGATCTCGTCGCCCGGCAGGATATTGGCCACGTTCATCTGGAAGACATTGGGGCGCTGCTGTTCCAGAAGGGAGGCGCTCCGTCCCTCATCCCGGGCCTGTTCGTATTCCCGGCGCGCCTCATCGCGCTTCGTGATTCTGGCCTCGATGACCCGTTTGCCGATGGTCATTTTCATCCCGTAGACTGCCGCCCTTGTGGAGGCGGGAAAGACGTAGATCGCCTCCAGCGGCTTTTTCCCTTCATTGCGGTAGCGCTGGGTGACCTGCACGTCGGCGATCACGCCGGAAATGTTGACCGCCGCCGAGGTGGCTTTCAAGGGAAGCCGGTCCACGGTTTGGTCATCGCTTTTCACCAGAAAATAGGGGGACAGGGTCCGGTCTTCCGCCGTTTTGTCCGGTTGCGACTGGGCGGCACTCCAGGAAAGGATGCCGACAGTCACGATCAGGACGGCCAACAGTCTGCTCAATCTTCTCATGGCAATCTCCTCTGCTGCGAAAATGGATTAACGATTTATGAAAACTTAGACAAAGGAGGCTCCTGAAAAGTTCCCTTTTTACGAAATCTTTTTTAAAACAGGAGTTACAGGATTGAGGGGGATAAACGCTTAGGAGATGCGATCCAGCTCCTGCCGAATGGCAAGCCCGATTTTCTCCAGGATGTAAGGTTTGCGGACAAAAGCCCCGGCGCCCATGTCCTGTGCCTTGCGGGCCCGGTCGGTTTCTGAATAGCCGCTGACGATCACGGCTTTCTGTCCCGGGTGAATCTCAAGAATTCTCCGGTAGGTCTCCATTCCGTCAATTCCGGGGTTCATGATCATATCCAGAAGCACGAGGTCGGCGTTCTTTTTCCTGAGATATTCGATGGCCTCTTCTCCCCCGGCAACGGCCTCAACCCGATAACCGAGGTTTCTCAGCATGTTCATCGCAAGCTCGCGCTGTTCCCGTACATCATCCACAACCAGGATGAATTCCCCTTTGCCCCTGTAGGAAAGGGGAGAAGCCGTTTCTTCAATTTTGGCCGGTTCTTCTCGAGTTACCGGGAAATAAAGGATAAAACGGCTGCCTTTGCCTTCCTCGCTTTGGACATCAATGTGCCCCCGATGATCCTTGACTGTTCCCCAGACCATGGGTAATCCCAGTCCGGTCCCACTTCTTCCCATCACTTTCTTGGTGTAAAAGGGCTCGAAGATTTTGCTCAGATCCTCCGCAGAGATCCCATTTCCTGTGTCGGAAACGGTCAAGACCAGATAATCTCCTTCCTGCATTTCCTCATAGCCGCAAATCGGTTCCTCCAGGTGGCGATTTTCCGTCCGAATGACCACCTTTCCCGGACCGGAGATCGCCTCTGCGGCATTGGACACCAGGTTCATGATCATCTTGCCCAGATGGACGGGTGATCCCTTCAGGTTCAGAAGCCCCTCTTCAAGGTTCGTTGAAATCTTCACACAGGGGTGGTAAGCGATCATCTTTTCAAACTCGGGACTTTTGAAATAATCGGAGATCACTTTGTTTAAATTGACGACTTCCGAAACGATGACGCCTCTCCTGGCCATAGTCAGAAGATCCTGAATGATGGCTGCGCCTTTCATGCTGGATTGCAGGATATAATCCGCATATTTTCTTAGAGGATTTCCCTGTGTCAGCATCTCCAGGAGAAGCTCCGAATAGCCGACCATCACGCCCAGGACATTGTTGAGATCATGGGCGACACCGCCGGCCAGTGTTCCCAGGGCTTCCATCTTTTCGGCCCGTCTCAAACGCTCCTCCAGGTGTTTTCGTTCCGTTATATCCTCGACGGCCACGACCGCTTCCAGGGAAAGCGTATCCAATGACAGAGGCGCCGCAGTCAGGATCACATCACGAAGGATGCCGTCTTTCCGCCGATGTCTCGTCTGGACGGAAGCGATGCCGCGCTTAGTAAGATCGGAATACAATTCCCTTCCCACCCGCTCATACTCCGCTTTGTTTTCAAATATCATCCGGCTGTCCTGTCCGATGATTTCGGACTCGGAATAGCCGAAGCTGTTGCACCAGGCTTTGTTGACACTTTGAATAACATGGTCTTTTACCGTGGAAAGGCCGACGGGAGTCGCCTTGAAAATACAACGGAGAGTCGCTTCCGTCTGCCGCAACTCCTCCTGACGGTCACGGAGGTCGCGACGGCTCCTGTAAAGCGAAGCTGCGAACAGGGCGAGCAAAGCGACAAGGGCAGCAAGGGCTGCCGGTAGAGTCGCCCGCAAGGCTACGGTCCCTATCCAGTCGGCTGCGGCAATGTCCATGCCGAATACCGTCTGTCCGCCGCTGGTTCCTGTATCAGGCAGGGGTACGAAGGCGCTGACCCAGGTTCCCCAGCGGTCGCTATACGGACCCCTCACCGTGGCCTTACCGGTGGCAAAAACAGAATGAAGTTCTTCGGGAGCCTCGGAATAGACCTGGCCTGGTGGTGAATAGTCCTTCGATTGAACAGGTTCCGAATCCACATGAAGAATAATCGTGCCATCGGACCTGCGGCTCATAAGATAGAGGAAGCGGCATTTGGGATTGGAAAGGCGGATGCGGGTCAGCTGTTCTTTGATTCGCTGATAATCGGGCGAGGCGAGGTCGGCCTTTGTGCCGCTCAATAACGCCACCCGTTGTGGATTTACCGAAGCGGCAATCATGCATACCTGTGGGAGCAGGTCGGTGCGGAGTTCCCTGTCGGCTCTGAGTGCGGCCAGCCATGTGAAGCCTGAAATCACCGCTAACGCTGCCAAGGCAAGGAGGATGCGGAACACAGTCTCCGAAAAGTGCAATCGTGATGTGTGTCTGGCAGGCGTCTGCTTTATTTCCATTCCATGATTCCGGTGTGTATTGCCTCGGCAATAAACTTGACCGAGGCAGTAACTTTTTGTACTTCCAGGATGTTTTTCTTTTTTTACGTCATAGGCAATCTTTACTTGCACAAACTGCTCCATTACAGCGCCATCGGCAAACTTTATCGCCGACTCGTCAGGGGATTTCCTTTCGCGCAAGGACGGATATGGGGGAATAGTTACCGTTGGTTGCCGTTCAGATAAGCCCGGTCATTGAACAGTTCTAAATAAGCTGATCCATGATGAAACCGGATGATGGTCTTGGAAGCGGGATCGACGCAGACGGATCGGAATTCCGTCAGGGGGATGTTTTGAATCCTGCAGAGGATGGAAGCGATGGTGAAGTTGTGTGCAACCACGATCACATTTTCACCTTTGGGGAAGATGCCTTCGATGACTTTCCAGGCCCGGGTTTGCACATCCAGAAAAGATTCCCCATGGGGCATGCTTACAGAGGCAGGATCAGCGAGCCATTTCCTGAGGAAGTCCTTATTGCGCGCCATCAGTTCCGGAATGGAGAGCCCCTCAAAATCCCCATGGTTCATTTCCGTAAGATCGGTTGACAGGTATAGAGGGACCTGATGATATTGGTTGATGATCTCAGCCGTTTTTCGGGCTCGTATCAGGGGACTCGAATAGATGGAAGAAATCGGGTGGTCCTTCAGGGACAGGGCCAGATGTCGGGCTTGATCCAAGCCGGTATCGCTCAGGTTGATGTCACTTAAGCCCTGGATCCTCCTTTCCTCGTTCCAGAGGGTTGAACCATGTCGAATCAGAATCAGTTCCATGTTCGCTTCGGGAGGGATCGTTTTTCCTGGAATCATAGAGGTTCAAGGGCTTTCAGAAATTCGAGAATCGTTGCATTGAAGCGTCCGGCCTGTTCCACATTGACCAGGTGGGCGGCATCGGGAATGATCCGCAGTTTGGAGAAGGCAATCCGTCCATGAATGTATTCTGCCTCCGAGACGGGGGTTCCCACGTCCTGCTCCCCGACGATCACAAGGGTCCGGGCGGAAATATTGCCGATGGCCTGACGCAGGTTCAGGGTGCGGATCGCTGAACAACATCCGCAGTACCCTTCCACGGACATGTTCAGGATCATCCTGCGGACCTCGTTTACTTCATCCGGCAGCCTCGCCTGACCGGCCTTGGTGAACCAGCGGTCGATGGTGGCATCGACCACGGCTGCCGTTCCAAGCTTCCGGATCGTTTCGATCCGCTCATCCCAGATCTCGGGAGAAGCGGTATAAGAGGTCGTGTCGCAGAGGATCAGGGAGAGCAGGTGCTCCCCATGGAAGGCCCCCATCATCTGGGCGATCATTCCCCCTAGGGAAATGCCGCAGAAATGGACTTTATCCAGCCCGAGAAAATCCATCAAGCCCAAGGCATCCAGCGAAAGCATTTCCATGGAATAAGGCCCGGCCGGAGATACCGATTGCCCATGGCCGCGACTGTCATAACGCAGCACCCGGTAACCGGCCCCCGTCAAGACGGGTGCCTGAAACTTCCATATCCCCCGGTCTGATGCGAGAGAATTCGAAAACATCACGACCGCACCATTTTCCGGCCCCTCCAGAGAGTAGGAAAGTACCGTTCCATTCACATCCGCCAGCGGCATTTCAACCTCCTGATCTTAATGGTAATGTCTTAGGCATTTTGAAATTATCACTTGTTCAGAATCCAGGTTGAATCTCATTTCCTGCCTCCTTAAGAAAGTTCCGGAGGACACAAAAGCCATACATAGGCTGGCTGGGCCGAAACTGCCGCAGGAACCTGCCGGGGCAACCCGTCCCGGGTGAGCGTCAGTAGAAGCTTTTGAGCCTGAGGATGTTGTCGCCCCGCTTCTAGAAGTGACCGCAGTTCCCGCTCCATCGTTTCCGGGGACGTTACATCCGCGCAGACCTGGATCAGCTCTTCCCGTCCTGATGGGTAGCGGGCCAGGAAATCCACCTCAAAGCCCTGTGGCGTCCTCACGTAGCTGATCTCAGCCCGTCTGCGCTCCAACTCAAGAAGCACAGCCGTTTCCAAGGCATGACCGATATTGGAACGTCCAGTGCGGTCGAAAACCGGGATGAGTCCTGGATCGACAGGGTAAGCCTTACGGGGATTAACCATGCGCTGACGCTCCGAAGAAGCCTCCATCCAGACGGTACGGACCAGAAAACAGTCCTGCAGATGCCCCATAAGCTGGTGCACCGTGTCCTTGGATATGGCCAGTCCCTGAGACTTGAGGGCACTGTAGAATTTTTCCACGCTGAACAGTCCCGCCGCATTGCCGAGCAGGTGACGGATCAGCCAGCGCAGCCCCGTCACATTGCTCACCCCGTGCCGTTCTACCACATCACGCAGGATAGCCACATCCACATAGTCCCGAAGCAGTTGGTAACGCGTAGCCGCATCCAACCCCTGTGCCTCGGGGAAACCGCCGGCCGCAAGGTAGTCGAAAAATGACCGCTCCAGGATCGAACGGGCTGGCCCGTCCAGAAAATCCGGCTGCTCCGGCGGGGTCTTCCCGGCGTGTATCAAGGCCTCCTCAAAACTGAAGGGGTGAAGAACAACCTCCCAGGCGCGGCCCCGAAGAGCTGTGGCGATCTCCCGGGAGAGGAGTGCCGCAGAGGAACCGGTCAGATAAAGCTCAACCTTCTCGGAATCAAGGAGACGACGCACAAAGCGCTCCCAGCCGGGAACCGTCTGGATTTCGTCGAAGCACCAGAGTACGGTCTCACTGCCGCGCAAGGCCGGAAAGCGGCGATAGTACTCCTCCACCAGGGGATGAAGATGTTCTGCTGCCATTCCCGCGAGGCGTTCATCCTCGAAGTTGATATAGGGCATGCGCTCCCGGTCCATTTCATCCGCGAGACGTTCCCGACGGATCTGATGGAGGAACATCGTTTTACCTGCCCGGCGCATTCCCACAACGGCTGTTGCCTTTCCGGCAAGATGCACGGCGCCGTGCACCCGCCGCGGCGTGCCGGGGGGAATGGGCGTCGAGAGGGACTCAGAGAGCTTGTCGCTCAAAATGGTCTGGAAGGGGGAAGGGGCTGAAGGATCCATAATTTTGTCTATTTATCCTTCTTATAAGGAGAATGTCAACATTATTTCACCTTTATTCGAGGAGAATGTTGGCTGTGTCCTCCCCTCCAACTTTTGTCAACACGGCTGATCTTCCGTATTTCATGTTGATCACACCCCCTCTTCCCTGTATAATTCTATTGCGCTTATTATTTTTTATGGAGGTGGGGAGATGCCGATTGGAGAAATTTGCAACCGTGATGTGGTCATCGTGAGGCGGAAGGACAGCATTCTGGATGCGGCAAAGCTCATGCGGGATTATCATGTAAGGGGGCTTGTCGTCGTGGAAGATCGGGATGGCGAGGTGGCGCCCGTGGGAATCCTCACCGATCGGGATCTGGTCGTGGAACTGATCGCCAGGGAAGTGCCGCTGGATAGCGTCGTTGTGGAGGATGTGATGAGTCCCGACCTGTTTGCCGTGTCGGAAAATCGCGGGATCTGGGATACGATCCAGTATATGCGGGGAAGAGGAATTCGGCGGGTTGTCGTGGTCAATGAAAAAGGCAGTCTTGTGGGGATACTTGCCATGGAGGATCTGCTCGAGCTGTTGTCCGATGAGCTGTCGGATCTGGCGAAGCTCTTTGCAAGGGAGCGGGACAGGGAAAAAGAAACGCTGGGGTGAAGGAATGCATTGCCCGGTCCGGATTCCCTCCTACCTTGACGATTAGGGCGGGTCGGTTAACGATTCGTTTACGAATACGGCAGGCCGCCCGTATTTTTCCCTTGTGACGTTGCGCTTAACGATTAGCGGTTGCCGCTTTACGATTATTTAACGATTCCTGCTTTTGAGACGATAGCGGGTGGAACGCCCGCCTCCCAGCTTCTCCGCCAGTCCAAGTTCGACGAGCAGCCCGAAGTCTCCCGCCGTAATCGGGCGGGAAACGCCGAATTCCGCCTCGCATTGCCGGCTGGTCAACTCCTGTCCTTCCGCCAGCCATTGCAGCATCTTCCGTTGCCGTTCATTCAACTGCGCTTCCACCGCCGGGGAAACGCGGAGGTGTCTCTCCGGAATCCGCAGAAGATCGATGTCTTCGCCCGGTCCCGGAAAGGTGACCTGGAAGTAGCCCATGTCCGTGCTCAAAAGGGGCAGATCGAGCCCGTGGTTCAGCATGTGGTCGCGCATCCGGCGGAACCCGCTGCCGCGCTCCTCGATGCGGTGAAAATAGGAAAGGCACTGGGCCAGAACGGGATTGCGCGAGCAGGGCCGATACTTTCCCCGGCGCAGACTGGCCAGGGTGATCGGCCGCGGGGGGAGGCCGGGGCTGGAGATCACGACCCGATCGGAGAAGACTTCGAGGATGATTTTGCGGCCCGCGTCTTCATACTGCCGGTGCGCCACGGCATTGACCAGCGCCTCACGCAGGCCGTCGACGGGATATTCGTCAAGGCGCACGCGGTTCAGGCCGACGACGCGCATCGGGTGGCGGGTGTTCCGGTCGATGAAGTCGATCGCCCGCTCAATGACCACCGGCATCGGACCCCGGATGTCTTCGTGGTCCCGCGGGTCGCCGTCGGGTACGGAGCTCCGGTAGGCGTCGGCCAGGATGCGGCATTGGGGAAAGACTGCCGAGGGGTCTTTGGCCAGCAGGACGATCCCGGCGGCGGCGGCATAGTGTTCATGGGAGGAAGGGTCGTACCAGACCAGGCCCCTCAAGGTCGCTCCGGCAAGGAGATCCTCGTCGGACAGCTCATCGGGACTGCACCGCTCGGCCGCGGCGAGAAGGGTACGGGCGACGTTCAGGTCGAGATCACGCCAGCGGAGCCGGTTGAGGGGCTGGGATTCGAACGCCGACGTGGCCTCGATGGTCGATTCGGCGATGTAATCCTCTTCGCTTGTTGGTGAAATCCCGAACCGGTCCTGCAGCAGTTTTACCAGCGCATCCCGGACCTCTTTCTGGAGCTCGATGACATTGCCGAAACTTCTGCAGGGCAGCCCGTCCGCATCGAGTTCGTCCAGCAGTCCGGCGATTTCCCCCTTCCGCTTGACGCTGCGGTCCCCCTTCAGAAAAGCAAGGACGGGAAGCCGCCTTTTCTTTGCCTGGCGGTAACCGGCGTGGGGGAGAGACAGGCCGTCCACCGGAATTCCTGATTTCGTGCCGATGAGGAGCAGATAAACCTGGCAGCCGTCGAGGGATTGCAGGCATCCCTCCGGCGCCTCTTCCGGAGAGGCCGGTTCCAGGCCGTAAAGAAAGGATGTGCAGGATTCCGACAGGAAGGCGTCGGTGCTGACCAGGTTCTGGACGATCAGGCGCTCGTCTTCAAGTTCCTGCGAGATTGAACTGACAAAAATGCAGAGTTTCATCGTCATGGGGGCGGGTGAGTTTTATATATTTTCCTGGCTGAAATCAATCTTCAGTTCGTAGACCCCTTCCTCGAGATGGGTCGTCATGGGGTAACCGGACTTGGAAAAGACGAGCAGCATGGGTCTGTTCTGTCGTAGGACATCCGCCGTAAATCCGGCGATTTTTTTCTCTTTCGCGATGCGAATTAGATATTGAAGGAGAAAAGTTCCGACCCCCCGATTCTGCCAGTCCTGATGCGTGGTGAAAGCAATTTCTGCAAAACCCGTATTCGGATTGTTGATGTAACGGCCGATGGCGACGATCTTTTCCCTTCCTTCCGGCTCCTCTTTTCCGATGACCGCTGCAATGGCCATTTTATCGTTGTAATCAATCGCGGCCAGCGGCATCGCCACTTTGTGAGGAAATGATTTGAGGCTCTGGAAAAACCGAGTAAACACGAACTGTTCCGGCAGATCGTAGATGAGCTCTTGAATCGCCCGCTCGTCCGTTGCCTTCACCGGGCGGAAAAAGATCTCCACACCCTGTTTGTCAACCCAGTGGACTTCATACTCTTTCGGATACAAGACCACCGGCAGCGTCTGATCCTGGAAGATATACCGCTGCTGTTTGGCCGCGGCCAGCAGCTCGGAGCGAAAATCGGGATGGGCGATATTGATGAGCGTCATGGCGCGGTCGCGCACCGATTTGCCGTGTACATAGGCGATGCCGTATTCCGTCACGACGTAATGAATATCCCCCCTCGTGACGACCACGCCGCTTCCGGGAGACAGGCAGGGAACAATCCGGGAAATCTTGCCGTCCTCCGTTGTGGAGGGCAGGACCATGATGGATTTGCCGCGCTTGGACATGGCGGATCCCCGGACGAAGTCGACCTGGCCGCCGATGCCGCTGTAGAATTCAAATCCAAGGGAATCGGAGCACACCTGACCGGTCAGATCCACCGTCAGGGCCGAATTGATGGACACCATCCGGTCGTTTTGAGCGATCACATAGGGGTCGTTGACATATTTGCAGGGCCGGAATTCAAACAGCGGGTTATTGTGCACGTAGTCGTACAGGCGCCGAGTGCCCATGCAGAAGGCTGCAACGACCTTTCCCTGATTCAGGGTCTTTTTTCTGCAGGTCACCACGCCGGCTTCGATCAGATCGATCAGCCCGTCGGAGAACGTTTCCGTATGGATGCCGAGATCTTTTTTATTGCATAGATAGGGGAAGACGGAGGCGGGAATTTTACCCACGCCTGTCTGGAGGGTGGATTCGTTGTCGATCAGATCGGAAATCAATTGGCCGATGGACCGCGCGATATGATCGGGAGATTTCTGTTCAAATTCGGCAATCGGCGTATCGTTTTTCACAAAAGCGGAAATTTCGCTGACGTGCAGGAAACTGTCGCCCAGGGTGCGCGGCATGTTCGGATTCACTTCCGCCACGGTGTAGGTGGCCTCCTCCGCAGCCGTTTTCGTGATGTCCACGGAAACGCCCAGACTCACATATCCGCTGCTGTCCGGCGGGGACACGCTGATGAGGGCGACATCGATGGGCATGGCGCCCTGCTGAATCATCAGAGGAATCTCGGAAAGAAAGACGGGTGTGTAATCGGCGTTGCCTTCCTTGATGGCGGCTCTCGTGTTGGTGCCGATGAACAGGGCGTTGTGCCGGAAGGCTTCAGTATACTTTTCCTCGTTGTAGGAAGTTGTCCCGGCATCCAGAAAGTGGATGATCTCGATGTCAGCCAGGCTGGGCGCCATGTCCAGAAGCGTCCTGACCAGAAGCTGCGGCTCTCCGCAGGCGGACCCGATAAATATCCGCGCCCCGCGTCGTATCTTCGCCAACGCACTCGCTGCGTCTACGAGCCTCTTCTGATAAGTTGCCTGCCAGTTCAGGATCATAAATCCTCTTTCTTAGAGTGTGTCATGCCGTAAATTTGAACTTGTCACCCTTCCACTCTCCATTATATTTTGATCCATCCGGGAAGGTCAAGATGCCTTTTCCGTGAAACTGGTCTTCCTTCCATTCTCCTTCGTATTGGGAGCCATCGGGAAAGGTCAGAATTCCTTTTCCATCAAACTGATCATTTTTCCATTCCCCTTCGTACCTTTTGCCGTCGGGAAGGGAAATGATCCCCTGTCCCTCTTTTCTGCCCTTCTTCCATTGCCCCTTATAGGTTGTCTCATCGGGAAGAAGAAGCGTTCCGGTTCCCTCGATTATCCCCTCCCTCCATTCCCCCTCATAGCGGCCGCCATCGGGAAGACTCAGAATCCCCTGGCCGGAAGGAAGCCCGTTTTCCCATTCGCCCGAATATTGGCTGCCATCGGGCCATTGAAAGGAACCTTCTTCCGAAAAAAGTCCCTCCTGAAAATGCCCTTCGTAGCGGCTGCCATCGGGATGGGCATAAAGGCCCTTACCGGAATAGGAGTCCTCCTCCCACATAAACGCAACGTCTTCTTTTCCTGAAAATATTCTGATCAGCTTTTGCAAGGTTTCTATCCACCCCGAGAAATCTTTTTATCGACAAATTGACCGTTCCGGAATTCACCGATGTATTTCCGGCCATCCGCCAGGACCATGATGCCCTGGCCATGGGGAAGGCCTTTTTCCAGTTCGCCCGTGTACTTTCTCCCGTCGGTCAGGGTCAATGTCCCCTGGCCATGATACTGGTTGTTCTTGAACTCCCCTTCATACCGGTCGCCATTGGGATATTTCAGAATGCCCTTTCCGTTTGACAAACTGTTTTTAAATTCTCCCGTATACCTTGTTCCGTTGGCCAGGGTTAAGGTTCCCTGTCCCTCGTATTTGCCCCTCTTGAATTCCCCTTCATATCTTTTCCCGTCAGAGGAGATTTCAATCCCCTTGCCGTCGGATAAATTGTTTTTCCACGTTCCCATGTAGGTCCGCTCCTCGGGCAGGATCAGAATGCCTTCGCCCGCCATGGCGTCTTTTTCCCATTGGCCGGCATAGGAAGAACCATCGGGGGAGGTCTGGGTTCCCCGTCCGTTTCTCTCGCCGGCGCTCCATTCGCCGACATATTGCGCGCCATCGGGAAAAGTCATGATCCCCAAACCGTCGGGCAGGTCGTCTATCAGTTCCCCCAGGTAAATTCTTCCATCCTCATAGCCCTTGGAGAATTGTACGTGAGAAAGAACTGCACCGGTTTCGCCGGAAGCGACTTTCTGCTGGAGGACACGATTCCTTTCCTCCGCTTCGGCAAGCTGTTTGGCCAGTTCCGTGATGGTTTTCTTCTGGTTGTCGATGGTGCTGGTCAGTTCGATCGCGCCCGTATCCGCGCCCGTTCCTGCCTGCTCTTCGAAGGATTTGAGCTTTTCTTCCAGCGTAATTTTTACGGCTTGAAGGGCGTTGTACCGGTCTTCAAGCTCTGCGGCCGATCCCTCGGTCTGCTGCGCGGTAGAGATCTGCACGGCAAGTTGTTTTTTGAGATCAGCAATCTTTTTCTTCTGATTCTTAGCCGTGTTTTTCAGCTTGGTCGCATCCGCTTCTGCCGTCTGTTCGAGGGTCTTGAGCTTCTCTTCCGCAGATGCTTTCTCAGCTTCAAGGACTCGATATCGTTCCTCGACTTCAGCTGGTACCACTGTTTCAGCCCTTTGCGCAGCCTCGCTTTGCAGGGCGAGCTGTTTCTCCAGTTTGGCGATGGTTTTCTGCTGGCCTTCTACCGTGATATTCAGTTCGGCTAAGCGCTTTGCCGCCTGCTGTTCCAGGGTTTTGACCCTGTTCTCCGCGGAGATTCTATCCGCTTCGAGGGCTCGATATCGGGCGTCGGTATCCGCGGCG
This sequence is a window from Syntrophus gentianae. Protein-coding genes within it:
- a CDS encoding MORN repeat-containing protein; the protein is MWEEDSYSGKGLYAHPDGSRYEGHFQEGLFSEEGSFQWPDGSQYSGEWENGLPSGQGILSLPDGGRYEGEWREGIIEGTGTLLLPDETTYKGQWKKGRKEGQGIISLPDGKRYEGEWKNDQFDGKGILTFPDGSQYEGEWKEDQFHGKGILTFPDGSKYNGEWKGDKFKFTA